In a single window of the Candidatus Eisenbacteria bacterium genome:
- the mazG gene encoding nucleoside triphosphate pyrophosphohydrolase: MSEPRSPGDLFDELVEMAAHLRGPEGCPWDQRQTIESIRPHFLEEAHEAAEALIRGDFDGFREEVGDTLFLTVFLVHLAEERGEFDIADSIRTILEKMRRRHPHVYGGAGERNESEVLLSWEEAKRAEKGKRERESILDGVPASMPALLRARRVQQKAANIGFDWKETAPIVEKIDEEVREVKEALAEEDADRVEEEIGDLLFTVVNLARRMEIDPEAALIRTIDKFRERFQKIEKRIDPDDPPPLEVLDKYWEESK; this comes from the coding sequence ATGTCGGAGCCGAGGAGCCCGGGGGATCTGTTCGACGAGCTGGTGGAGATGGCGGCGCACCTCCGCGGCCCGGAGGGATGCCCCTGGGACCAACGGCAGACGATCGAATCGATCCGCCCTCACTTCCTCGAGGAAGCGCACGAAGCGGCGGAAGCGCTCATCCGGGGGGATTTCGACGGCTTCCGTGAGGAGGTGGGGGACACCCTCTTCCTCACCGTCTTTCTCGTCCACCTCGCCGAGGAGCGCGGGGAGTTCGACATCGCCGACTCGATCCGGACGATCCTGGAGAAGATGCGCCGCCGGCACCCGCACGTGTACGGCGGCGCCGGAGAGAGAAACGAGAGCGAGGTGCTCCTCTCCTGGGAGGAGGCGAAGAGGGCGGAGAAGGGGAAGCGGGAGAGGGAGTCGATCCTGGACGGTGTCCCCGCGTCGATGCCGGCGCTTCTCCGGGCGAGGCGGGTGCAGCAGAAGGCGGCGAACATCGGTTTCGACTGGAAGGAGACCGCGCCGATCGTCGAGAAAATCGACGAGGAGGTGCGGGAGGTGAAGGAGGCGCTCGCGGAAGAGGATGCGGACCGCGTGGAGGAGGAGATCGGCGATCTCCTCTTCACGGTGGTGAACCTCGCCCGGCGCATGGAGATCGACCCCGAAGCGGCGCTCATCCGCACCATCGATAAATTCCGGGAGCGCTTTCAAAAGATCGAGAAGAGAATCGAT